In the Phaseolus vulgaris cultivar G19833 chromosome 7, P. vulgaris v2.0, whole genome shotgun sequence genome, one interval contains:
- the LOC137828441 gene encoding protein argonaute 10-like: MPVRQMKESSEQHLVIKPHLQNPMNPAKKTTKAAQNGKGPPPLENDSQAFPHAKNKGRRRGRGGRKPDQGDVMMRPRCRPCTATLTSSANGNVENDFVSDMGFPTSSKSLSFARRPGYGQVGTKCIVKANHFFAELPDKDLNQYDVTITPEVSSKTVNRSIIAELVRLYKESDLGMRLPAYDGRKSLYTAGQLPFAWREFKIKLVDEEEGVNGPKREREYRVAIKFVARANLHHLGQFLAGKRADAPQEALQILDIVLRELATKRYCPIGRSFFSPDIRTPQRLGEGLESWCGFYQSIRPTQMGLSLNIDMASAAFIEPLPVVEFVGQLLGKDVMSRPLSDADRIKIKKALRGVKVEVTHRGSVRRKYRVSGLTSQPTRELVFPVDENSTMKSVVEYFQEMYGFTIQYTHLPCLQVGNQKKANYLPMEACKIVEGQRYTKRLNEKQITALLKVTCQRPRDRENDILRTIQQNAYDQDPYAKEFGIKISEKLASVEARILPAPWLKYHESGKEKNCLPQVGQWNMMNKKMINGMTVNRWACINFSRSVQDSVARTFCNELAQMCQVSGMEFNPEPVIPIYNAKPEQVEKALKHVYHVSASKTKGKELELLLAILPDNNGSLYGDLKRICETDLGLISQCCLTKHVFKITKQYLANVSLKINVKMGGRNTVLLDAVSCRIPLVSDIPTIIFGADVTHPENGEDSSPSIAAVVASQDWPEVTKYAGLVCAQAHRQELIQDLYKTWHDPVRGTVSGGMIRDLLVSFRKATGQKPLRIIFYRDGVSEGQFYQVLLYELDAIRKACASLEPNYQPPVTFIVVQKRHHTRLFANNHRDRSSTDRSGNILPGTVVDSKICHPTEFDFYLCSHAGIQGTSRPAHYHVLWDENNFTADGIQSLTNNLCYTYARCTRSVSVVPPAYYAHLAAFRARFYMEPDMQENGSTGEGNGHSSKGTRAAGDYSVKPLPDLKENVKRVMFYC, translated from the exons ATGCCAGTGAGGCAGATGAAAGAAAGCTCGGAGCAACACCTTGTGATCAAACCCCATTTGCAGAATCCTATGAATCCAGCCAAGAAGACAACCAAAGCTGCCCAAAATGGCAAAGGTCCACCGCCACTAGAAAACGATAGCCAAGCTTTCCCTCACGCAAAGAACAAGGGAAGAAGAAGGGGAAGAGGTGGCAGAAAACCCGATCAAGGAGATGTTATGATGAGGCCTAGATGCAGACCATGCACAGCAACACTTACAAGTAGTGCAAATGGGAATGTTGAAAATGATTTCGTCTCTGATATGGGTTTTCCCACTTCAAGCAAGTCTTTGAGCTTTGCTCGTAGGCCTGGATATGGACAAGTTGGGACAAAATGCATTGTGAAGGCTAACCACTTCTTTGCAGAGTTACCAGACAAGGACTTGAACCAATATGAT GTTACTATTACCCCAGAAGTGTCTTCTAAAACAGTAAACAGGTCTATCATAGCAGAGCTGGTGAGGCTCTATAAAGAGTCTGACTTGGGGATGAGACTTCCAGCATATGATGGCAGAAAAAGTCTGTACACAGCAGGGCAGCTTCCCTTTGCTTGGAGAGAGTTTAAGATTAAGCTTGTAGATGAAGAGGAAGGAGTTAATGGCCCCAA AAGGGAAAGAGAGTACAGGGTGGCGATCAAATTTGTTGCTCGGGCAAACTTGCATCACTTGGGCCAGTTCCTAGCTGGTAAGCGTGCTGATGCACCCCAAGAGGCACTTCAAATCCTGGACATTGTACTAAGAGAGCTGGCAACTAAGAG GTATTGCCCAATTGGAAGGTCCTTCTTTTCACCTGATATTAGAACACCACAACGGCTTGGAGAAGGATTAGAGTCATGGTGTGGATTTTACCAGAGCATAAGGCCTACTCAAATGGGCCTTTCCCTCAATATTG ATATGGCATCGGCTGCATTTATTGAGCCACTTCCAGTAGTGGAATTTGTTGGGCAGCTATTAGGGAAAGATGTGATGTCAAGGCCATTGTCAGATGCTGATCGCATTAAG ATTAAGAAAGCCCTTAGAGGAGTTAAAGTTGAAGTAACACATAGAGGGAGTGTGAGAAGAAAATATCGTGTTTCAGGGTTGACTTCTCAACCAACAAGGGAACTGGT GTTCCCTGTTGATGAGAACTCAACTATGAAATCAGTAGTTGAATACTTTCAAGAGATGTATGGCTTCACTATTCAATATACTCACCTTCCTTGCCTTCAAGTGGGAAACCAAAAGAAGGCCAACTATTTACCTATGGAG GCCTGCAAAATTGTTGAGGGGCAACGTTATACAAAAAGATTGAATGAGAAGCAAATCACTGCTCTATTGAAAGTTACTTGCCAGAGACCTCGTGATCGTGAAAATGACATTTTACGG ACCATTCAACAAAATGCTTATGATCAAGATCCGTATGCAAAGgaatttggaattaaaatcagtgaaaaactagCTTCTGTTGAAGCACGAATTCTTCCAGCCCCTTGG CTTAAATATCACGAAAGTGGGAAAGAAAAGAACTGCTTACCCCAAGTTGGTCAATGGAATATGATGAACAAG AAAATGATTAATGGAATGACTGTTAACCGGTGGGCATGCATAAATTTTTCACGGAGTGTGCAAGATAGTGTTGCTCGCACCTTTTGTAACGAGCTTGCTCAAATGTGTCAAGTATCTGGCATG GAATTTAATCCAGAGCCTGTTATCCCCATATACAATGCCAAGCCTGAACAGGTGGAGAAAGCTTTGAAACATGTGTACCATGTGTCAGCGAGCAAAACTAAAGGAAAGGAATTGGAGCTTTTGTTAGCAATATTGCCAGACAATAACGGGTCTCTCTATG gTGATCTAAAGCGAATTTGTGAAACtgaccttggcttaatttcacaATGCTGTCTGACAAAGCATGTCTTCAAAATCACTAAACAGTACTTAGCTAACGTGTCTCTGAAGATCAATGTGAAG ATGGGAGGTAGAAATACTGTACTTCTTGATGCTGTGAGCTGCAGAATACCGTTGGTCAGTGACATACCAACCATAATTTTCGGAGCAGATGTAACCCACCCTGAAAACGGCGAAGACTCGAGCCCCTCAATTGCAGCT GTAGTAGCATCTCAGGACTGGCCTGAAGTAACAAAATACGCCGGTTTAGTGTGCGCTCAAGCTCATCGGCAGGAACTTATACAAGACTTGTACAAAACTTGGCACGACCCTGTTCGTGGCACAGTCAGTGGAGGCATGATCCg AGATTTACTGGTTTCCTTCAGAAAGGCAACAGGACAAAAGCCGCTACGAATTATATTTTACAG GGATGGTGTCAGCGAAGGGCAATTTTACCAAGTTTTACTTTATGAGTTGGATGCGATTCGGAAG GCATGTGCTTCCTTAGAACCAAATTACCAGCCTCCAGTAACTTTCATAGTCGTGCAAAAAAGACATCATACTCGGCTATTCGCAAACAACCACAGGGATAGAAGCAGTACAGATAGGAGTGGGAATATATTGCCTG GGACTGTTGTTGATTCCAAAATCTGCCATCCAACAGAATTTGATTTTTATCTCTGCAGTCATGCTGGCATCCAG GGTACTAGTAGGCCAGCTCATTATCATGTTCTGTGGGATGAAAACAACTTCACAGCAGATGGAATTCAGTCTTTGACAAACAATCTTTGTTATACATATGCAAGGTGTACACGCTCAGTATCTGTTG TTCCCCCAGCATATTATGCACATTTAGCAGCCTTTCGAGCCCGTTTCTACATGGAACCAGATATGCAAGAGAATGGGTCTACAGGTGAGGGTAATGGTCATAGTTCGAAAGGAACACGAGCAGCTGGAGATTATAGTGTGAAGCCATTGCCAGACTTGAAAGAAAATGTGAAGAGAGTGATGTTTTACTGTTAG